A genome region from Camarhynchus parvulus chromosome 15, STF_HiC, whole genome shotgun sequence includes the following:
- the P2RX4 gene encoding P2X purinoceptor 4 isoform X2 produces the protein MALCGALHSFLFEYDTPRIVLIRSRKVGLINRAVQLGILAYVIGWVFLWEKGYQETDSVVSSVTTKVKGVTLTNTSTLGARIWDVADYVIPPQGENTVFVMTNVILTLNQSQGRCPELPDDQTKCEVKSNCVPGYVSTHSSGIQTGECVPYNNSIKTCEVFAWCPVEDDYHVPKPAFLREAENFTLLVKNNIWYRKFNFSKRNILPTINSTYLKNCIYDAQTDPFCPIFRLGKIVEAAGQDFQEMAVEGGVMALQINWDCNLDRAASHCVPKYSFRRLDNKDSTHTVSPGYNFRFAKYYRNSDGTESRTLVKAYGIRFDIIVFGKAGKFDVIPTMINIGSGLALFGVATVLCDIVVLYCMKKRYYYREKKYKYVEDYELGVGETYGTDS, from the exons ATGGCGCTGTGCGGGGCTCTCCACAGCTTCCTCTTCGAGTACGACACCCCGCGCATCGTGCTGATCCGGAGCCGCAAAGTGGGGCTCATCAACCGCGCCGTGCAGCTCGGCATCCTCGCCTACGTCATCGG gtgggtttttctgtgggaaaagggTTACCAGGAAACAGACTCTGTGGTCAGTTCTGTAACCACGAAGGTCAAGGGTGTAACACTGACAAACACATCCACCTTAGGGGCCCGGATCTGGGATGTTGCTGATTATGTCATCCCTCCTCAG GGTGAGAACACTGTGTTTGTCATGACCAATGTGATCCTCACACTGAACCAGAGCCAAGGCCGCTGCCCGGAG ctcccagaCGATCAAACAAAGTGCGAGGTGAAGAGCAACTGTGTTCCAGGATATGTGAGCACCCACAGCAGTG GCATCCAGACTGGGGAGTGTGTTCCATACAACAACAGCATTAAGACCTGTGAAGTGTTTGCGTGGTGCCCCGTGGAGGATGACTATCACGTACCCAA GCCAGCGTTCCTGCGAGAAGCTGAGAACTTCACCCTTCTGGTGAAGAACAACATTTGGTACCGCAAGTTCAACTTCAGCAA GCGAAACATCCTTCCCACTATCAACTCCACCTACCTCAAGAACTGCATCTATGATGCCCAGACTGATCCCTTCTGCCCTATTTTCCGTTTAGGGAAAATAGTTgaagctgcagggcaggacttCCAGGAAATGGCAGTGGAG GGTGGAGTCATGGCACTGCAGATCAACTGGGACTGCAACCTGGACAGAGCCGCTTCCCACTGTGTGCCAAAATATTCCTTCCGGCGCCTCGACAACAAGGACTCTACCCACACCGTCTCACCTGGCTACAACTTCAG GTTTGCAAAATACTACAGGAATAGTGATGGCACTGAATCACGGACGCTCGTCAAAGCTTATGGCATCCGCTTTGATATCATAGTGTTTGGAAAG GCAGGAAAATTTGATGTCATTCCTACCATGATTAACATTGGCTCTGGCTTAGCGCTGTTTGGTGTG GCAACAGTGCTGTGTGACATTGTTGTTCTGTATTGCATGAAGAAGAGATACTACTATCGGGAGAAGAAGTACAAATATGTGGAGGATTATGAACTG GGAGTTGGTGAGACATATGGAACAGACTCCTGa
- the P2RX4 gene encoding P2X purinoceptor 4 isoform X1, translated as MALCGALHSFLFEYDTPRIVLIRSRKVGLINRAVQLGILAYVIGWVFLWEKGYQETDSVVSSVTTKVKGVTLTNTSTLGARIWDVADYVIPPQGENTVFVMTNVILTLNQSQGRCPELPDDQTKCEVKSNCVPGYVSTHSSGIQTGECVPYNNSIKTCEVFAWCPVEDDYHVPKPAFLREAENFTLLVKNNIWYRKFNFSKRNILPTINSTYLKNCIYDAQTDPFCPIFRLGKIVEAAGQDFQEMAVEGGVMALQINWDCNLDRAASHCVPKYSFRRLDNKDSTHTVSPGYNFRFAKYYRNSDGTESRTLVKAYGIRFDIIVFGKAGKFDVIPTMINIGSGLALFGVATVLCDIVVLYCMKKRYYYREKKYKYVEDYELVSINKGRVKAELLPPLTPQRF; from the exons ATGGCGCTGTGCGGGGCTCTCCACAGCTTCCTCTTCGAGTACGACACCCCGCGCATCGTGCTGATCCGGAGCCGCAAAGTGGGGCTCATCAACCGCGCCGTGCAGCTCGGCATCCTCGCCTACGTCATCGG gtgggtttttctgtgggaaaagggTTACCAGGAAACAGACTCTGTGGTCAGTTCTGTAACCACGAAGGTCAAGGGTGTAACACTGACAAACACATCCACCTTAGGGGCCCGGATCTGGGATGTTGCTGATTATGTCATCCCTCCTCAG GGTGAGAACACTGTGTTTGTCATGACCAATGTGATCCTCACACTGAACCAGAGCCAAGGCCGCTGCCCGGAG ctcccagaCGATCAAACAAAGTGCGAGGTGAAGAGCAACTGTGTTCCAGGATATGTGAGCACCCACAGCAGTG GCATCCAGACTGGGGAGTGTGTTCCATACAACAACAGCATTAAGACCTGTGAAGTGTTTGCGTGGTGCCCCGTGGAGGATGACTATCACGTACCCAA GCCAGCGTTCCTGCGAGAAGCTGAGAACTTCACCCTTCTGGTGAAGAACAACATTTGGTACCGCAAGTTCAACTTCAGCAA GCGAAACATCCTTCCCACTATCAACTCCACCTACCTCAAGAACTGCATCTATGATGCCCAGACTGATCCCTTCTGCCCTATTTTCCGTTTAGGGAAAATAGTTgaagctgcagggcaggacttCCAGGAAATGGCAGTGGAG GGTGGAGTCATGGCACTGCAGATCAACTGGGACTGCAACCTGGACAGAGCCGCTTCCCACTGTGTGCCAAAATATTCCTTCCGGCGCCTCGACAACAAGGACTCTACCCACACCGTCTCACCTGGCTACAACTTCAG GTTTGCAAAATACTACAGGAATAGTGATGGCACTGAATCACGGACGCTCGTCAAAGCTTATGGCATCCGCTTTGATATCATAGTGTTTGGAAAG GCAGGAAAATTTGATGTCATTCCTACCATGATTAACATTGGCTCTGGCTTAGCGCTGTTTGGTGTG GCAACAGTGCTGTGTGACATTGTTGTTCTGTATTGCATGAAGAAGAGATACTACTATCGGGAGAAGAAGTACAAATATGTGGAGGATTATGAACTGGTAAGCATCAACAAAGGCAGGGTAAAGGCAGAATTGCTTCCTCCTCTGACTCCGCAGAGATTCTGA